In Anopheles ziemanni chromosome X, idAnoZiCoDA_A2_x.2, whole genome shotgun sequence, the genomic window ACCGTGGCATCGTCAATACCCATTTGCTTGGTGACAAATGCTTGCATCTCCGAAACAGTGGCCGCTCGGCGGCAGTGCGAAATATAGAGAGGCAGAATTTCGGCGTTTCCGGCGGTAATATTATCGCGGCATGAGATGCCATGGTGTTCGGAGGTGCAGTGCCAGTGAGAAAAGTGGATGCTGGTTCCACAGCAGGAGGGGACGGGGGAGATCGATCCATCAGTCGCCGCTTCGGCGGGTTCAAGCGTGGAGTAGTGATAGTGGTTGAAGCGGTGGATGCATGTGTTTAGTGAAATCGTGGTGCGGTTGGATGCGTTTTTCGATGATGTTCGAGTGACCTACGGCGGTTATAACAGTGACTACGCCGGGTTACTAATTGTGGAACAACGCGAGTAAAAGAAGGGCCTGACGGAGCGAAAGAAGGTACGTGTTAACTGTTCGATAGATGACAACAGAAGTGATAACTTATTGCGATCAACATAATGGAGCTTTATTTTGTTGCATATATGGGTGTTCGGCAGGTTACCAGGCTACCAGGTGATCAAATAATTTCATCAattatgtatatatataaacGTATAACGATAAGCATAGCCTCGTGACAAGCTAGGCGTCCTTCCTTCTTTTGCTTCGGTGGCGGTGCTGTGCAGTTTCTTAGGCTATTGGCGGTGCATGTCGTTCTCGGTGCCCTGTTGGTACGTTTGTTAGTATTTAATGGTATTGTTGACCGGGAAGGAGCGTCGCAGCCCCATGCACTTCTCCCGATCGATGAACAGCGCATCGACCTTCTGCTTCAGGTTGCTCTCGAGCTGCGATTTCGTCCGCAgcagctgctggtgctgcgcTTCCGCCTCCTGCAGCTTGCGATGCAGAGTGGCAACCGAGTCCTGAATGGTGCACACCTCCTCGACGAGACGCAGATGTGCGTTATCGCTAGGTTGTGTTGGGAATAGAAAATGGACAAGAAGATTGATTTGAATGCATGGCCATCGCTCGGGTCATGGGCATTGAGATGCCGCGCATCTTACCGGCACATTTCAATTCCCGGACGATGTGCTCTCGCCTCCAGACGCGTCTGCGCTACCTTCATCGGATTTGATTTGTCGTTAATCGCCTTGCGCAACAGCTCGATGTGCTTCTCAACGTCAAATATCTCTTGTTGGGTCTGTGGCGAGTGATCAAATGGTTATTGCATGTTAAAGTGGACTTTCTTTCTATCCCGTAGTGTTCCCCTCTTTCCCTACCTTGTGCAGATGTAGCTGCATTTTGCTCTTCGCCTCCAGCATCTCCGACGCCCGGTTGTTGAACGCGTTGTTCGTGTTGCTCCAGCAATCCCAGACGGAGGTGGCGACGGCATTGATGAGTGATTCCGCGTCGCTGCGCAGCTGGCAGGATTTCGAGCGTTCCGAGTGGGAACTGGAAAGGGGAGATCAGGATGGATCAGAACTCTGTTCCGTGAACATGGGTTGGTCGGACCCGGGTGCAGCTTACTTGTTGATTCGCGTGCTGCTTGAACCGGACCAGGTGCCTGGGGTGCTGACGGTCGGATCGTACTTTTCTATGCCGCCATAGTAGTTGATACCCCGGCTGTAGTTGTTGAGCTGTCGAGTGGAAAGGATACCTCGCAGTTAGTGCAGCTTATTTGCAAGGTTTCCGTGTTCTTAATTCTACCTTTGCTTCTATCGTTACCTCCCCTATCTGGTTTTTTTATACATATCTACCACCATGTGTACTATGCTTATGaacctttcttttttaatcCAACTCAGACGGACTCCTGATCATTTATTCCGACCCTCGAAGGACCTGTTCTAACATTCTAGCTGTGTGGTcacttcttattttttttaaatcccgAACTGGAATACCTACTCTTGGTATAGCTTCATATGGCTTGCGACCAGCTCATTTTTCAACTGCATTGATTGTCTTACCAACCATCTTATGCGAACCTAAGTGCCTGGTAGTGTGTTTTAACACACAGTAAACTGAGTTTAGTCCAACACTTCTGTGGACATAACGCACTATCTCGATTGAATTATCGTTTACAGCCTCATCATATCTCTCCTGGACGGTTTCTTCTTTCCGACCTCTGTCTATCCTCTGTTCACATTTCCCGGTTGACCTCTTAAACTGTTCGTGGACGACTATTCGACCTCTGACAGCTTTTCTTGCAATCGAATTGCTGTTTGATTTCTTAGTTCAATGCAGACGACTGCTTACCCCAGCCTTACGACTTCCAAATTCATCGGTTGAGCCCCCATATAAGGTTTTCAGGTTCCTCATGACTCTCTGAACCTATCTATATCTTAACATCCTCAGTCTCTCATACACATCTGTATGATTATCACGCCTAGATTTCTTTTCACATGCAATTCGCATGTTTGGCGGGGTTAAAAACGGTTGGTTTGTAGTAGCACCTACCTGGTGGCAGATGGAGTCGATACCGAGGGCGGACTCCTTGTGACTGATGTCGTCCTCGAGCGAGTGTTGGGCCGCCCGGCAGTCCGCCAGCTGCTTGGTGATCTTGGCCAGCAGCTGGGACAGCTTCTCCTGGCTCGCGCGCAAGTTGTCCACCTCCACCAGCAGACTCTTCTCGACGTGGTCGTGCACCAGCTCGATGCCCTTGCGCGACTCCCGGTGGTACAGGCACTCCTGGGCGATGTGCAGCGGCGGCTCGAGGTCCTGCAGGGCCTTCTGCACGTTGCGCTTCGTGTCGGTGAGCTGGGCGGACTCGGCGATCAGCTTCTCCAGCTCGGTCGTCAGCTCGTTGCGCCAGAACGTGATGTCGGTGATGCGCTCACCGAGCCGGCGGGCCGCGTCCCGCTGCCCCTGGGACGTCTTCTCGTCCGTCTCGCGCATCAGCCGCACCGCCTCCGAGCGCACCTTCTCCGAGTAGTTGCGGTTCTTGTCCGCGTCGGCGTACGTGCACACGTTCGAGGTGGTCCACTCGTTGGGCGTGAAGCGCGTGTAGAGGGCGGAGCGGGCCGCATGCTGCGGGTTCCGCTCGAAGCCGGTCACCAGGTTCGGAAAGGTGACGGGATCGGCACACATGGCCGACGGTGAGTAGGACGAGGCGACCAGCTGATTGGTGATGGGCTGCTCGTGCAGCGGCGTCACTTCCACCGCCTCGTACCCCATCGTTGGCCGCCACGGGTGCGAGCGGGGCGTCTGGTAGAACGTGCCGGTCTTGGCCGGTGGGCCCGAAATCTGCTCCATATTGTGCGTGGCATGTGTGGTCGTGCTCCAGGGCTGAGGTAGAAAGGAGgtagaacagaaaaataaacatcaacaCTCGAACTGTCAACCCGAGAGTATTGTATTGTCCTTTTATTTGTATCCTACAGCTCACAGGTACGCCACACCACACACCTGCTCGCAGTTTGGCATTTGCTCAAAGTGTAGAGATAAGGTAAAGCCGCGTTCACATctcttaaaattaattataattgGAAATTACGACGTGTTCCACACCGCGTCGGGTGCAGAAGGCGGGCGAACGGTAAAGAACCGAAGCCAGTGCCACAACCGTATCGATCGTTTTCGTCCTGTCGGAACCCCAGGGGATGGTTTGAAGCTATCTGCGGTTTCAGTTGCTTGAACAAATGGACGACTCCGGCTCTTTCCGATGACTACGTCATGGCACCGTGCCGGAAAAGAGGGACGCACAAGGGAGACCGACCTGGGAAATGGTTTAGCGGTAGCCAGACTGTGGCTTTGGTccctcttttcttttttttttttgtgtaactATTCCACTGCTCGCTCATGACCCTCGCAACGCTTCATCACTCCGTTCGACTTCTTGCCCGTCGGAGTTCCGTCGTCGGGGCTCGGCCAGTCAGCCAGTGATACACAACATTAGGTGAATTTTACCATCGGCTTCGGGACGGCTCGGAAGACTGATGGTtaggtgctgctgctgtgtcaGACACTCGCCGCCAACCGTAGAGGGATACCTTGGGCAGGTTCGGGATAGATTGCGCATCATTTATGGCGCTTCTTCCCCTCACTACTTCGCCGCCATGCAATAGCATCCGGAAAAGGGCCACATCATGGTCATGGCGTGTGGCAGCGGGTTGCGGAAATGGACGGGTTGTTGTCGGGACGATGCGGTTTGCTTCAGCCACCGGACCGGAGCCAGCCAGTCCGCAAGGGAATTGTGCGAGTCACGACAAACAACGGGGCGGTGGGAATGGGGGCGGAGGGGCAAGCTAAACTGCAAAAGCGATGTGAATGAAATATGCAGGCAGGGCAGCCATTTCGAGAGCATGCTGTTGAGCGCTTTCATGTTCAAGGGATGTGATTCCTTCCACTGCCGTGTCGCCACCGGCCCAAACACGGAATGCTAATGGTTCCCCATCGGTATTCTCCAAGACTGCTTCCGGGATGTTCAGGATTAATCACCCGGGGTTCGGGCAAAGgctggaagcaaaaaaaaaaaaaaaatggcaatctCAGCTACCCCGACCGGTGCGCGAGCAGTagcttaaataaattttaaatatagcGGCGAAAgttgtgaaaataaataacaactaACCAGCCCCCTCCGCCACCCTCCTGCCGGGTGAGAAATGGTTCAAGTTTTGCGGAACTAGTTCCGCCGGTACTGAGTTATGATCCTTGGTGGTAGTGGTCGGTGGCTagattgctttcatgtcacgCAGTATCCCCTCGCCCTCCTCGCCTATGGTTTTGCTGCCTTTGCTGTTTTGCTACGGCACAGGTGCACCTTTCGCTATATGCATGCCCGTTGTTGCGCTTGCCAAGGATTTTCGATTCTGACCCTATATTAActgcactcacacacactcacccaTACTGGCACTTGTAGAACAAATTAACGataattataattgttgatTATCGTGCTCATATATTTTACGTGCCGTGGGATGGGCCAATTAAACAGAGTGTTGAAATTTCAGGTCTGATAATCGATAAGGTGCAGCGGAACTCCGGACACACCGAGCCAGAAGCTTTGCGAGTGTGACCACCTTTCATTCTATATAATGTCCCCGCTCGAATAGGTCACAGTAAACACACACTTCGGCGGGAGACCAAGTCTCACTAGGATTGTCAGGCCAATGCAAAATCGATAAACCCTTCTGTTCACCGGCTTTCAATAAgaattcgaaaacaaaaacgttacATCGACATCGAAGtcggtattttgttttgctgttattTAAATAATGAGGCAATTTTATATAGAACGAGCGAAGTTGAACAATTTCTGCTGATATCTGGAATAGTATTTGTCTTACTGCCTCATAGCCTGCCATTTTGAATATAACGAATAGATCTTCCTTTAAGGACACTAAGCCACGGTTTGGGACTCTGATCCTTTGATGATTCATGAAGTTCTCAGGGACTGAGGACTGATATTAGGAAAAGCCTAACATTGATGTAGACTCACCACATTAAATTGAGAAGTACATAACATCGGCTATTTCTAATGCCACCAGAGAGTGTTCGTTATCTTGAAAGAAAGGAGTTTAAAATCTTTTTCTAAGACATACTTTGACACAAATTCTATTCAAACAATGATCTCAACATCTATAGTCATGTCAAATAACATGTTTGCTTATGAAATTATTCATGAATTATTGCGAAGAAGATAAAAGCAAatttgaagaaacaaaaaaaactctaaAT contains:
- the LOC131290901 gene encoding tektin-3-like → MLCWEGASDYDAPATASSALPSQALHANTFTHSSRKSSVPLPWSTTTHATHNMEQISGPPAKTGTFYQTPRSHPWRPTMGYEAVEVTPLHEQPITNQLVASSYSPSAMCADPVTFPNLVTGFERNPQHAARSALYTRFTPNEWTTSNVCTYADADKNRNYSEKVRSEAVRLMRETDEKTSQGQRDAARRLGERITDITFWRNELTTELEKLIAESAQLTDTKRNVQKALQDLEPPLHIAQECLYHRESRKGIELVHDHVEKSLLVEVDNLRASQEKLSQLLAKITKQLADCRAAQHSLEDDISHKESALGIDSICHQLNNYSRGINYYGGIEKYDPTVSTPGTWSGSSSTRINNSHSERSKSCQLRSDAESLINAVATSVWDCWSNTNNAFNNRASEMLEAKSKMQLHLHKTQQEIFDVEKHIELLRKAINDKSNPMKVAQTRLEARAHRPGIEMCRDNAHLRLVEEVCTIQDSVATLHRKLQEAEAQHQQLLRTKSQLESNLKQKVDALFIDREKCMGLRRSFPVNNTIKY